A genomic stretch from Enterobacter dykesii includes:
- the ada gene encoding bifunctional DNA-binding transcriptional regulator/O6-methylguanine-DNA methyltransferase Ada — translation MRNPTFTTDEDRWQAVLARDPRADERFVFAVQTTGIFCRPSCRARHALRKNVRFYPDAHHAVQAGFRPCKRCMPDKRDPQAQKLAKVEHACRLLEQDPALTLERLAQQVAMSPFHFHRLFKSVTGMTPKAWQQAARGQRLRNALAQGDKITDAVLAAGFPDSSSYYRKANDALGMTAKQYRKGDVAVRYAISDSSLGRCLVAESERGICAILLGDSDEKLAEELAAQFPKAELAPLEEGFARRVQQVIVSIDNRDVPLALPLDIRGTAFQQRVWQALRNIPCGETASYRQVAQAIGQPSAVRAVAGACAANTLAIVIPCHRVVRNDGALSGYRWGTARKALLLKREAKRQEG, via the coding sequence ATGAGAAACCCGACCTTTACTACCGATGAGGATCGCTGGCAGGCCGTGCTGGCCCGCGATCCGCGCGCTGACGAGCGGTTTGTCTTCGCCGTGCAGACCACGGGGATTTTCTGCCGCCCGTCATGCCGCGCCCGCCACGCGCTGCGTAAAAACGTCCGCTTTTATCCCGATGCCCACCACGCCGTTCAGGCAGGATTTCGCCCGTGCAAGCGCTGCATGCCGGACAAACGCGATCCGCAGGCGCAGAAGCTGGCAAAAGTGGAACACGCCTGCCGGCTTCTGGAGCAGGATCCTGCGTTAACCCTGGAGAGGCTGGCGCAGCAGGTCGCCATGAGTCCTTTCCATTTTCACCGTCTGTTTAAGTCCGTGACCGGCATGACGCCAAAAGCCTGGCAGCAGGCGGCGCGAGGCCAGCGCCTGCGCAACGCGCTTGCGCAGGGAGACAAAATTACCGACGCCGTGTTGGCGGCGGGGTTTCCCGACAGCAGCAGCTATTATCGTAAAGCCAACGACGCGTTGGGCATGACGGCGAAGCAGTACCGCAAAGGGGATGTGGCCGTGCGATATGCCATTAGCGACTCTTCGTTAGGACGCTGTCTGGTGGCAGAAAGCGAGCGGGGGATCTGCGCGATCCTGTTGGGTGACAGCGATGAAAAATTAGCCGAAGAGCTTGCCGCGCAATTTCCAAAAGCAGAGCTTGCGCCGCTGGAAGAGGGTTTCGCGCGTCGGGTCCAGCAGGTGATTGTCAGTATTGATAACCGCGACGTACCGCTTGCGCTGCCGCTGGATATTCGCGGAACCGCGTTCCAGCAGCGCGTCTGGCAGGCTCTTCGCAACATTCCCTGCGGCGAAACGGCAAGTTACCGGCAGGTGGCGCAGGCGATTGGCCAGCCCAGTGCGGTACGCGCCGTTGCCGGAGCCTGTGCGGCAAACACGCTGGCGATTGTGATCCCCTGTCATCGCGTGGTTCGTAACGACGGCGCGCTGTCGGGTTACCGTTGGGGGACGGCGCGAAAAGCGCTATTACTGAAACGTGAGGCGAAACGCCAGGAGGGATAA
- a CDS encoding multidrug ABC transporter permease/ATP-binding protein produces MQLLLLVWRQYRWPFIAVMALSLASAALGIGLIAFINVRLIEMTDTSLSVLPEFLGLLLLLMAVTLGSQLALTALGHHFVFRLRSEFIKRILDTQVERVEQLGSASLLAGLTSDVRAITIAFVRLPELVQGIILTFGSAAYLAWLSSKMLAVTALWIAITIWGGFMLVSRVYKHMAVLRETEDKLYNDYQTVLEGRKELTLNRERAEHIFNHLYIPDAREYRHHIIRADTFHLSAVNWSNIMMLGAIGLVFWMANSLGWADTNVAATYSLTLLFLRTPLLSAVGALPTLLSAQVAFNKLKKFDLAPFKAEFPRPQAFPNWQTLELRNVTFRYQDSAFSVGPVNLTIRRGELLFLIGGNGSGKSTLAMLLTGLYQPQSGEILLDGTALSAEKPEDYRKLFSAVFTDVWLFDRLLGPEGQQANPALVEKWLAQLQMSHKLELQDGKILNLKLSKGQKKRVALLLALAEERDIILLDEWAADQDPHFRREFYQVLLPLMQEMGKTIFAISHDDHYFIHADRLLEMRDGKLSELTGEERDAASRDAVARTA; encoded by the coding sequence ATGCAACTACTTCTCCTCGTCTGGCGTCAGTATCGCTGGCCCTTCATCGCAGTAATGGCGTTAAGCCTTGCCAGCGCCGCGCTGGGTATTGGCCTGATCGCGTTTATTAACGTGCGGTTGATTGAAATGACCGACACTTCGCTCTCCGTTCTGCCGGAGTTTCTCGGCCTGCTGCTCCTTTTGATGGCGGTGACGCTCGGTTCCCAGCTTGCGCTGACCGCGCTCGGACACCATTTCGTTTTCCGTTTGCGCAGTGAGTTTATCAAGCGGATCCTCGATACCCAGGTTGAGCGCGTTGAGCAGCTCGGCAGTGCATCCCTGCTGGCGGGGCTGACCAGCGACGTGCGCGCCATTACCATCGCTTTCGTGCGTCTGCCGGAACTTGTGCAGGGGATCATTCTGACCTTTGGCTCGGCGGCCTATCTCGCCTGGCTCTCCAGCAAAATGCTGGCGGTGACCGCCCTGTGGATTGCGATCACCATCTGGGGCGGCTTTATGCTGGTGTCGCGCGTCTATAAACACATGGCGGTGCTGCGCGAGACCGAAGATAAGCTTTATAACGATTACCAGACGGTGCTGGAAGGGCGCAAAGAGCTCACCCTGAATCGCGAGCGCGCCGAGCATATCTTTAATCATCTCTATATCCCGGACGCGCGCGAATACCGTCATCACATCATTCGCGCCGATACCTTCCACCTGAGCGCGGTTAACTGGTCAAACATTATGATGCTGGGGGCGATTGGCCTGGTATTCTGGATGGCGAACAGCCTGGGCTGGGCGGACACCAACGTAGCGGCAACCTACTCGCTGACGCTGCTGTTTTTGCGTACGCCGCTGCTCTCGGCGGTCGGTGCGCTGCCCACCCTGCTGAGTGCGCAGGTGGCATTTAATAAGCTCAAAAAATTCGATCTCGCGCCGTTTAAAGCTGAATTCCCGCGCCCGCAGGCCTTCCCGAACTGGCAGACGCTGGAGCTGCGTAACGTCACGTTCCGCTATCAGGACAGCGCCTTCTCCGTGGGGCCGGTCAACCTGACGATCCGCCGCGGTGAACTGCTGTTCCTCATCGGCGGCAACGGCAGCGGTAAATCTACGCTGGCGATGTTGCTGACCGGGCTCTATCAGCCGCAGTCGGGCGAGATTTTGCTGGATGGCACGGCGCTGAGCGCGGAGAAACCCGAGGATTACCGCAAGCTTTTCTCGGCGGTGTTCACCGACGTCTGGCTGTTCGATCGGCTGCTGGGGCCGGAAGGGCAACAGGCCAATCCTGCGCTGGTGGAAAAATGGCTGGCGCAGCTGCAGATGTCGCACAAGCTGGAGTTACAGGACGGGAAGATCCTCAATCTGAAGCTTTCCAAAGGGCAGAAAAAGCGCGTGGCGCTGCTGCTGGCGCTGGCGGAAGAGCGTGACATCATCCTGCTGGACGAGTGGGCTGCGGATCAGGATCCGCATTTCCGCCGCGAGTTTTATCAGGTGCTGCTGCCGCTGATGCAGGAGATGGGCAAAACCATTTTCGCCATCAGCCACGACGATCACTACTTCATTCATGCTGACCGCCTGCTGGAGATGCGCGACGGCAAGCTGAGCGAGCTGACCGGTGAAGAGCGCGATGCGGCCTCGCGTGACGCGGTAGCGCGCACGGCCTGA
- the mgtE gene encoding magnesium transporter, with protein MSVLKKNSARQRDQERARLIWLLTTDKAVTSTLLGKLTLAEQYDVGTLADDIAEVGALVAHLPPPDLADTLEALPSEERHALWRLVQDHERGQVLLEASENVWDDLIDEMSDRDILDALQTLDIDEQIYLVQHLPRNLTGRLLASLPAEERARVRQVMHYEKNSVGAIMEFGVITVRPDVTLGTVQRYLRRLGKMPDNTDKLFVTSRDKTLLGELELKTILLNSTQRKVSEVMENEPMVFSPEDDAEKAARTFERDDLVSAAVVDSVGKLMGRLTIDEIVDVVYEETDNDLRALGGISAEDDVHASVGKAVKTRWAWLAINLCTAFIASRVIDGFEHTISQLVALASLMPIVAGIGGNTGNQTITMIVRALALENIQPGNFSWLIFREMGVALINGLVWGGIMGGITWWLYDDMALGGVMMLAMVLNLLVASIMGVIIPLTMTKLGRDPAVGSSVMITAITDTGGFFIFLGLATVFLL; from the coding sequence ATGTCGGTATTAAAGAAAAACAGCGCCAGGCAGCGTGACCAGGAGCGCGCGCGACTCATCTGGCTTCTCACGACCGATAAAGCGGTCACTTCTACGCTATTAGGCAAACTCACCCTGGCTGAGCAATATGATGTCGGCACCCTGGCCGACGATATTGCTGAGGTAGGTGCGCTGGTTGCTCATTTACCCCCGCCGGATCTGGCGGATACCCTTGAAGCGCTTCCCTCGGAAGAACGTCACGCCCTGTGGCGTCTGGTGCAGGATCATGAGCGCGGGCAGGTGCTGCTTGAGGCCTCTGAGAACGTCTGGGACGACCTGATCGACGAGATGAGCGACCGGGATATTCTCGACGCTCTGCAAACCCTGGATATCGACGAGCAGATTTACCTCGTTCAGCACCTGCCGCGAAACCTGACCGGTCGCCTGCTGGCGTCACTGCCTGCGGAGGAGCGGGCGCGCGTGCGTCAGGTGATGCACTACGAGAAAAACAGCGTCGGCGCGATCATGGAGTTCGGCGTTATCACGGTGCGCCCGGACGTGACGCTCGGTACCGTGCAGCGCTACCTGCGTCGCCTGGGCAAGATGCCGGACAACACCGATAAACTGTTTGTCACCTCCCGGGATAAAACCCTGCTTGGCGAACTGGAGCTGAAAACTATCCTGCTCAACAGCACCCAGCGAAAGGTGAGCGAGGTGATGGAAAACGAGCCGATGGTCTTCTCCCCTGAAGACGACGCGGAGAAAGCGGCGCGTACCTTCGAGCGTGACGACCTCGTCAGTGCCGCCGTCGTGGATTCCGTCGGCAAACTGATGGGGCGTCTGACCATCGATGAGATCGTTGATGTGGTCTACGAAGAAACCGACAACGACCTGCGTGCGCTCGGGGGGATCAGCGCGGAAGATGATGTCCATGCCTCCGTGGGCAAGGCGGTGAAAACGCGCTGGGCGTGGCTGGCCATTAACCTCTGTACCGCGTTTATCGCCTCCCGGGTGATTGACGGTTTTGAACACACCATTTCACAGCTGGTGGCGCTGGCCTCGCTGATGCCGATTGTCGCAGGGATTGGTGGTAACACCGGAAACCAGACTATAACCATGATCGTTCGCGCCCTTGCGCTGGAAAATATTCAGCCCGGTAACTTTTCGTGGCTGATTTTCAGAGAGATGGGCGTCGCGCTCATCAACGGCCTGGTGTGGGGCGGGATTATGGGCGGCATCACCTGGTGGCTGTACGACGATATGGCCCTGGGCGGCGTGATGATGCTGGCGATGGTGCTGAACCTGCTGGTAGCGTCGATAATGGGCGTGATTATCCCGCTGACCATGACCAAACTGGGGCGCGACCCCGCGGTGGGGTCGAGCGTGATGATCACCGCCATCACCGATACCGGCGGTTTCTTTATTTTTCTTGGGCTGGCGACGGTTTTTCTTCTTTAA
- the alkB gene encoding DNA oxidative demethylase AlkB has translation MLDLFADAEPWQEPLAPGAVILRRFALSRAAALLAGIDEVTAVSPFRHMVTPGGYTMSVAMANCGELGWATNERGYLYAPNDPATGQPWPPMPAVFQALCHEAAVAAKYPDFRPDACLINRYAVGAKLSLHQDKDEPDLRAPIVSVSLGLPAVFQFGGLRRNDPLKRIMLEHGDVVVWGRESRLYYHGIQPLKPGVHPLTGEYRFNLTFRQAGHSKLK, from the coding sequence ATGCTCGATCTTTTTGCGGATGCTGAACCCTGGCAGGAGCCGCTTGCGCCGGGGGCGGTGATCCTGCGCCGCTTTGCGCTCTCCCGTGCGGCGGCGCTGCTGGCCGGTATTGACGAGGTGACGGCGGTTTCGCCGTTTCGCCATATGGTGACGCCGGGCGGCTACACCATGTCGGTGGCCATGGCCAACTGCGGGGAGCTGGGCTGGGCGACGAACGAGCGGGGCTATCTGTATGCCCCGAACGATCCCGCGACCGGCCAGCCGTGGCCACCGATGCCCGCGGTCTTTCAGGCTCTATGTCACGAGGCCGCCGTGGCAGCGAAGTATCCTGATTTCCGGCCGGATGCCTGCCTGATCAACCGCTACGCCGTCGGTGCGAAGCTCTCGCTGCATCAGGACAAGGATGAACCCGATCTGCGCGCGCCTATCGTCTCGGTATCGTTAGGTCTGCCCGCCGTCTTCCAGTTTGGGGGATTACGTCGCAACGACCCGCTCAAGCGCATCATGCTGGAACATGGCGATGTGGTGGTGTGGGGCAGGGAGTCGCGGCTTTACTATCACGGCATTCAGCCGCTGAAGCCCGGGGTTCACCCGCTCACGGGCGAGTACCGTTTCAACCTGACCTTCCGTCAGGCGGGGCACAGTAAACTAAAATAA